The following are encoded in a window of Saccharothrix longispora genomic DNA:
- a CDS encoding ABC transporter ATP-binding protein, whose translation MTTTRTLAVEELTIGYGDRAVITSLDLVVPPGGITVIVGANACGKSTLLRSMSRLLAPKSGRVLLDGKLVHRMPAKELARTMGLLPQSPLAPEGITVTELVGRGRHPHQGVLSRWSREDDEAVAAALEATATVDLADRAVDELSGGQRQRVWIAMVLAQRTDLLLLDEPTTFLDVSHQIEVLDLLTDLNRSRGTTIVMVLHDLNLAARYADHLIALAGGGLHAAGTAEEVLTAEGVRATFGLDCRVIVDPVSGKPLMLPMGKHHTRVAVDDPEPAR comes from the coding sequence GTGACCACCACCCGCACGCTCGCGGTGGAGGAGTTGACCATCGGCTACGGCGACCGGGCGGTCATCACCTCACTGGACCTGGTGGTGCCGCCCGGCGGGATCACGGTGATCGTCGGCGCGAACGCCTGCGGCAAGTCGACGCTGCTGCGCTCGATGTCCCGGCTGCTCGCGCCGAAGTCCGGTCGCGTGCTGCTCGACGGGAAGCTCGTGCACCGCATGCCCGCCAAGGAACTGGCCCGCACGATGGGCCTGCTGCCCCAGTCGCCGCTGGCCCCGGAGGGCATCACGGTCACCGAGCTCGTCGGCCGGGGCCGCCACCCGCACCAGGGCGTCCTGTCGCGCTGGAGCAGGGAGGACGACGAGGCCGTGGCGGCGGCACTGGAGGCGACCGCGACGGTGGACCTGGCCGACCGGGCCGTCGACGAGCTGTCCGGCGGCCAGCGGCAACGGGTGTGGATCGCGATGGTGCTGGCGCAGCGGACCGACCTGCTGCTGCTCGACGAGCCCACGACGTTCCTGGACGTGAGCCACCAGATCGAGGTGCTGGACCTGCTGACCGACCTCAACCGGTCGCGCGGCACGACCATCGTCATGGTGCTGCACGACCTCAACCTGGCAGCGCGCTACGCGGACCACCTCATCGCGCTGGCCGGCGGTGGTCTGCACGCGGCGGGGACGGCCGAGGAGGTCCTCACCGCCGAGGGCGTGCGCGCCACCTTCGGGCTCGACTGCCGGGTCATCGTCGACCCCGTGTCCGGCAAACCGCTCATGCTCCCGATGGGCAAGCACCACACCCGCGTCGCCGTCGACGACCCGGAACCGGCGCGGTGA
- a CDS encoding FecCD family ABC transporter permease yields MNATPPVLSTVDLVVRTRVRQARRRRAVIAVLAVLVLVSMAVSLMVGGRFYPPGDVLAVILGEQVPGASFTVGRLRLPRTVLAALVGLAFGLGGVTFQSMLRNPLASPDVIGVSAGASAAAAFAIVTLSLSGALVEVAAIVAGLGVALLIYLLSYRDGVAGTRLILIGIGIAAVLDSVINWVLSGAGQWDLQQALRWLTGSLNGAAWSDVVPVLCAVVVLAPLLLAQTRRLAAMQLGDDAASALGVRLDVTRIVVIVCAVGLISFATAATGPIAFVAFLSGPITARLVGPSGSLMLPAALVGALLVLVGDFAGQFLLGARYPVGVVTGVLGAPYLIYLIIRTNRAGGSL; encoded by the coding sequence GTGAACGCCACTCCCCCCGTCCTCTCGACCGTCGACCTCGTGGTCCGGACGAGGGTCCGCCAGGCCCGGCGCCGCCGCGCCGTGATCGCGGTGCTCGCGGTGCTCGTCCTAGTGTCCATGGCGGTGTCGCTCATGGTCGGCGGGCGGTTCTACCCGCCGGGTGACGTGCTCGCCGTGATCCTCGGGGAGCAGGTGCCCGGCGCGTCGTTCACGGTCGGGCGCCTGCGGTTGCCGCGCACGGTGCTGGCGGCGCTCGTCGGGCTCGCCTTCGGCCTCGGTGGCGTGACCTTCCAGAGCATGTTGCGCAACCCGCTGGCCAGCCCGGACGTGATCGGCGTCAGCGCGGGCGCCAGTGCCGCCGCCGCGTTCGCGATCGTCACGCTCTCGCTGTCCGGCGCCCTCGTCGAGGTGGCCGCCATCGTCGCGGGGCTCGGCGTCGCGCTGCTGATCTACCTGCTCTCCTACCGGGACGGGGTCGCGGGCACCCGGCTGATCCTGATCGGCATCGGCATCGCCGCGGTGCTGGACAGCGTGATCAACTGGGTGCTCAGCGGCGCCGGCCAGTGGGACCTCCAGCAGGCGCTGCGGTGGCTCACCGGCAGCCTCAACGGCGCCGCCTGGTCGGACGTCGTGCCGGTCCTGTGCGCCGTGGTCGTCCTCGCCCCGCTGCTGCTGGCCCAGACCCGGCGGCTGGCCGCCATGCAGCTCGGCGACGACGCGGCCTCGGCGCTCGGCGTGCGCCTCGACGTCACCAGGATCGTCGTGATCGTCTGCGCGGTCGGGCTGATCTCGTTCGCGACGGCGGCCACCGGGCCGATCGCGTTCGTCGCGTTCCTGTCCGGGCCGATCACCGCCAGGCTGGTGGGGCCGAGCGGGTCGCTGATGCTCCCGGCGGCGCTGGTCGGCGCGCTGCTGGTGCTCGTGGGCGATTTCGCCGGCCAGTTCCTGCTGGGCGCGCGGTACCCCGTCGGCGTCGTCACCGGCGTGCTCGGCGCGCCGTACCTGATCTACCTCATCATCCGCACCAACCGCGCCGGAGGCTCGCTGTGA
- a CDS encoding FecCD family ABC transporter permease, protein MTATTDRTTPAAATARHPGRVRASWLLVVLVALFAAMIASVVLGARDVSVSDVLAGVRGAQDTLARAAVAQRVPRTLLAALVGAALGLAGAVMQGVTRNPLADPGILGVNMGASLAVVTGMVSFGLADPTSHVWVAILGAAAAAVFVYAVGSLGRGGPTPLKLALAGAVTSAALVSLISAVVLARGDIASTFRSWQVGGVGGGSFDRITQVLPFLVVGAVVCAITARGLNSLALGDDLAAGLGERVALIRLGASAGAVVLCGAATAAAGPIGFVGLVVPHLCRLLVGVDHRRLLPFSALGGAVLLTSADVVGRLVARPEEIDVGIITALVGAPFFIWIVRRQKVRAL, encoded by the coding sequence GTGACCGCGACGACCGACCGGACGACCCCGGCTGCCGCCACCGCGCGGCACCCGGGGCGTGTCCGGGCGTCGTGGCTGCTGGTCGTGCTGGTCGCCCTGTTCGCGGCCATGATCGCCTCGGTGGTGCTCGGCGCGCGCGACGTCTCGGTGTCCGACGTCCTCGCGGGCGTGCGCGGCGCGCAGGACACCCTCGCCCGGGCCGCCGTCGCGCAGCGCGTCCCCCGCACGCTCCTGGCCGCGCTGGTCGGGGCGGCGCTGGGCCTGGCCGGCGCGGTCATGCAGGGCGTGACCCGCAACCCGCTGGCCGACCCCGGCATCCTCGGCGTGAACATGGGCGCCTCGCTGGCCGTGGTGACCGGCATGGTCTCGTTCGGACTGGCCGACCCCACCTCCCACGTCTGGGTGGCCATCCTCGGCGCGGCGGCGGCCGCGGTGTTCGTCTACGCCGTCGGGTCGCTGGGTCGCGGCGGCCCCACACCGCTCAAGCTCGCCCTCGCGGGCGCGGTCACCTCGGCCGCGCTGGTGTCGCTGATCAGCGCGGTGGTGCTGGCGCGCGGCGACATCGCGTCCACCTTCCGGTCCTGGCAGGTCGGCGGCGTCGGCGGCGGCTCCTTCGACCGGATCACGCAGGTGCTGCCGTTCCTGGTCGTCGGCGCGGTCGTGTGCGCGATCACCGCGCGCGGGTTGAACTCGTTGGCGCTGGGCGACGACCTGGCCGCCGGGCTCGGCGAGCGGGTCGCGCTCATCCGCCTCGGCGCCTCGGCCGGCGCGGTCGTGCTGTGCGGCGCGGCGACCGCGGCGGCGGGCCCCATCGGGTTCGTCGGCCTGGTCGTGCCGCACCTGTGCCGGCTGCTGGTCGGGGTGGACCACCGCCGGCTGCTGCCGTTCTCCGCCCTGGGCGGCGCGGTGCTGCTGACCTCCGCCGACGTCGTCGGCCGCCTCGTGGCCCGGCCGGAGGAGATCGACGTCGGCATCATCACCGCGCTCGTCGGGGCGCCGTTCTTCATCTGGATCGTCCGCCGGCAGAAGGTCCGAGCGCTGTGA
- a CDS encoding iron-siderophore ABC transporter substrate-binding protein, with product MRSRRLRVGAVAIASAAVMVLGACSSTSATGGDAAAPGPSAAAGDSFPVTVEHALGSTTIPEKPERIATVAWANHEVPLALGIVPVGMAKANFGDDDTDGMLPWVSEKLQELKAPTPVLFDETDGIDFEAVADTKPDVILAPYSGLTQEDYTTLSAIAPVVAYPKTAWATPWRDSIRLSSKAIGRSADGDELISDIEKRIDDVKAKYPQLQGKSTMFMTHFDTTDLSQVGFYTTHDTRAMFFEDLGLTTPGSIARASATTDKFSLRQSTEQIDAFDDVDIVVGYGDEEVGRALAANPLLSKMRAVANGSVVMLSGSGPAGTAANPTPMSVSWVLDQYAGQLAAAADKVK from the coding sequence GTGCGCTCACGCCGCCTGCGGGTCGGGGCCGTCGCCATCGCCTCCGCCGCCGTGATGGTCCTCGGCGCCTGTTCGTCCACCAGCGCGACCGGCGGTGACGCGGCCGCGCCCGGTCCGTCCGCAGCCGCCGGGGACTCGTTCCCGGTCACCGTCGAGCACGCGCTCGGGTCGACCACGATCCCCGAGAAGCCCGAGCGGATCGCCACCGTCGCGTGGGCCAACCACGAGGTGCCGCTCGCGCTGGGCATCGTGCCGGTGGGGATGGCCAAGGCCAACTTCGGCGACGACGACACCGACGGCATGCTGCCCTGGGTGTCCGAGAAGCTCCAGGAGCTGAAGGCCCCGACGCCGGTGCTGTTCGACGAGACCGACGGCATCGACTTCGAGGCGGTGGCCGACACCAAGCCCGACGTCATCCTGGCCCCGTACTCCGGCCTCACGCAGGAGGACTACACCACGCTGAGCGCGATCGCCCCCGTGGTGGCCTACCCGAAGACGGCGTGGGCGACGCCGTGGCGCGACAGCATCAGGCTGAGCAGCAAGGCGATCGGCCGGTCCGCCGACGGCGACGAGCTCATCTCCGACATCGAGAAGCGGATCGACGACGTCAAGGCGAAGTACCCGCAGCTCCAGGGCAAGTCGACGATGTTCATGACGCACTTCGACACCACGGACCTGAGCCAGGTCGGCTTCTACACAACGCACGACACCCGCGCGATGTTCTTCGAGGACCTCGGCCTGACCACGCCGGGCAGCATCGCCCGGGCGTCGGCGACCACCGACAAGTTCTCGCTGCGGCAGAGCACGGAGCAGATCGACGCGTTCGACGACGTGGACATCGTCGTCGGGTACGGCGACGAGGAGGTGGGCCGCGCCCTGGCCGCCAACCCGCTGCTGTCCAAGATGCGCGCGGTCGCCAACGGCTCGGTCGTGATGCTGTCCGGCTCCGGCCCCGCCGGCACGGCCGCCAACCCGACGCCCATGTCGGTGTCGTGGGTGCTGGACCAGTACGCCGGCCAGCTCGCGGCCGCCGCAGACAAGGTCAAGTGA